A region from the Acidimicrobiales bacterium genome encodes:
- a CDS encoding VOC family protein, with the protein MDWKLELIVVPVSDVDRAKAFYLDKAGFDLDVDHSAGDDFRVVQVTPRGSACSIVIMRNAEAAGSLQSLHLVVSDIELARDELVGRGTDVSEPFHFEDGKQVPGPDPARGDYHSFLAFSDPDGNGWMVQEVANRDASDR; encoded by the coding sequence TCGATCGGGCCAAGGCCTTTTATCTCGACAAGGCGGGGTTCGACCTCGACGTCGACCACAGCGCCGGCGACGACTTCCGCGTCGTCCAAGTGACGCCACGAGGGTCCGCGTGCTCGATCGTCATCATGCGGAATGCCGAGGCGGCGGGCTCCCTCCAGAGTCTTCATCTGGTCGTCTCCGACATCGAATTGGCGCGAGACGAGCTCGTCGGGCGTGGGACCGACGTCAGTGAACCCTTCCACTTCGAAGATGGGAAGCAGGTCCCCGGTCCTGATCCGGCGCGGGGCGACTACCACTCGTTCCTGGCCTTCAGCGACCCCGATGGCAACGGCTGGATGGTGCAGGAGGTGGCGAACAGGGACGCGAGCGACCGCTGA
- a CDS encoding GNAT family N-acetyltransferase yields MDVRVEAGPAAITFPLRQRVLRPHESIYQLALPGDEKPDACHLAARTARGEVVGTATVRREPPHWDPNTMCGWRLRGMATSDHLRGRGIGARVLDAVLAHVASHGGGLLWCNARVPARTFYERAGFVTLGEPWIDPDIGPHAAMWRRVESLVDG; encoded by the coding sequence GTGGATGTGCGCGTGGAAGCCGGGCCAGCAGCGATCACCTTCCCGCTACGCCAGCGGGTGCTGCGACCCCATGAGAGCATCTACCAGCTGGCGCTCCCGGGCGACGAGAAGCCGGACGCCTGCCATCTGGCAGCCCGGACGGCGCGGGGGGAGGTCGTGGGCACTGCCACTGTGCGGCGGGAGCCACCGCATTGGGATCCCAACACAATGTGTGGCTGGCGCTTGCGCGGCATGGCGACCAGTGACCATCTCCGCGGACGCGGCATCGGCGCCCGAGTGCTCGACGCAGTGCTCGCCCACGTTGCATCCCACGGTGGGGGCCTCCTCTGGTGCAACGCACGAGTGCCCGCCAGGACGTTCTATGAGCGCGCCGGCTTCGTCACTCTGGGAGAGCCCTGGATCGACCCTGACATCGGCCCCCACGCGGCCATGTGGCGCCGGGTGGAATCACTCGTTGACGGGTAG
- a CDS encoding MFS transporter, whose product MTQLDQLAEPAARTPPRRAAPWALVAICAAYFMVILDTTVVNVALPSLSQGLHTTTTELEWVVDAYSLVFAALLLSTGVLGDRRGAKSVFQTGVGLFTCASLACGLAPSIGALVGARCAQGLGAALAVPASLALLQDTYSDQSARRRALGVWGGVAGIAAGAGPVVGGALVSGLGWRSVFFVNVPIGVAGLALAGRFLPSSLPRPRGVDPAGQLAGIAALTGVTVALIEAGHEGWGSALVRAGFIVFVVAGAAFVVVERRARSPMLPLRLFSAPAFSGATAVGLLINFGFYGELFVMSLYLQRIHRLTPLVTGLALLPQMAMAIVGSITSGRLMARTGPRRPMLAGLCMGGAGLLALAVVVGTRGAYVLLLAPFVAAGLGMSFTMPAATAAVMEAAPPERGGLASGTINAARQVGGVIGVALLGTLVTGRATFIPGLRVGLAVAAAAFLLGAVLTALTIDRPRGVTDAA is encoded by the coding sequence GTGACACAGCTCGATCAGCTTGCCGAACCCGCCGCCCGGACGCCCCCTCGGCGGGCAGCGCCCTGGGCCCTGGTGGCGATCTGCGCCGCCTACTTCATGGTCATCCTCGACACGACGGTGGTCAACGTCGCCCTGCCGTCGCTGTCGCAGGGTCTGCACACGACGACGACGGAGCTCGAATGGGTGGTGGACGCCTACAGCCTCGTGTTCGCCGCCCTGTTGTTGTCGACCGGGGTGCTTGGGGACCGGCGGGGCGCCAAGAGCGTGTTCCAGACCGGTGTGGGCCTCTTCACCTGCGCGTCTCTCGCCTGCGGCCTCGCTCCGTCGATCGGTGCCCTGGTGGGGGCGCGCTGTGCCCAGGGGCTCGGAGCTGCCCTCGCCGTGCCGGCGTCGCTGGCCCTGCTGCAGGATACGTACTCCGACCAATCGGCTCGACGCCGGGCGCTCGGGGTGTGGGGCGGCGTGGCTGGTATCGCCGCAGGTGCCGGTCCGGTCGTCGGCGGCGCGCTGGTGTCCGGGCTCGGCTGGCGCTCGGTGTTCTTCGTGAACGTGCCCATCGGAGTTGCCGGGCTGGCGTTGGCCGGACGGTTCCTGCCGTCGTCACTCCCGAGGCCCCGCGGTGTCGACCCTGCAGGGCAGCTCGCCGGCATCGCCGCCCTGACTGGGGTGACCGTGGCCCTGATCGAGGCGGGCCACGAGGGCTGGGGATCAGCGCTCGTGCGAGCGGGGTTCATCGTCTTCGTGGTGGCCGGGGCGGCATTCGTCGTCGTCGAGCGCCGGGCGCGATCTCCGATGCTCCCGCTGCGGCTGTTCTCGGCGCCGGCCTTCTCTGGCGCCACCGCAGTCGGCCTGCTCATCAACTTCGGCTTCTACGGCGAGCTGTTCGTGATGAGCCTCTACCTTCAGCGGATCCACCGCCTGACTCCACTCGTGACGGGGCTCGCCCTGTTGCCGCAGATGGCCATGGCGATCGTGGGCTCGATCACGTCGGGTCGACTCATGGCCCGCACCGGTCCCCGCCGGCCCATGCTCGCGGGTCTCTGCATGGGAGGGGCAGGCCTCCTTGCGCTGGCGGTCGTCGTCGGTACACGCGGCGCCTATGTCCTGCTGCTCGCGCCGTTCGTCGCCGCCGGCCTCGGTATGTCCTTCACCATGCCGGCGGCCACGGCGGCGGTCATGGAGGCGGCGCCGCCCGAGCGGGGAGGGCTGGCGTCGGGCACCATCAACGCCGCCCGTCAGGTGGGCGGGGTGATCGGCGTGGCCCTCCTCGGCACCCTCGTCACCGGACGGGCCACGTTCATCCCGGGCTTGCGCGTCGGCCTGGCGGTCGCCGCCGCCGCCTTCCTCCTCGGCGCCGTGCTCACGGCGCTGACCATCGACCGCCCTCGTGGCGTGACAGACGCCGCGTAG
- a CDS encoding FUSC family protein encodes MGSAAHNVLGGIWAVIVTVFVYRTSYDGRATAALTRMAATLRSFSMRLVYLLILPFRPVGLAAMVGVSGLAATLLGRAQDAVTTRITTAIVLVVASLSPRDIWQQPILRLVDTALGTAAGLGTACIAPRPTAAEVGRA; translated from the coding sequence ATAGGGTCAGCAGCGCACAACGTTCTGGGGGGCATCTGGGCGGTGATCGTGACCGTGTTTGTCTACCGGACCAGCTACGACGGCCGCGCCACCGCCGCCCTCACCCGGATGGCAGCGACGCTGCGGAGCTTCTCCATGCGCCTTGTCTACCTGCTCATCCTGCCATTCCGCCCCGTCGGCCTGGCGGCGATGGTCGGCGTCAGCGGACTGGCCGCGACCCTGCTCGGGAGAGCGCAGGACGCGGTGACCACTCGCATCACCACGGCGATCGTGCTCGTGGTGGCTTCGCTCAGTCCGCGCGACATCTGGCAGCAGCCGATCCTGCGACTGGTGGACACAGCCCTGGGGACAGCGGCGGGTTTGGGCACGGCGTGCATCGCGCCGCGCCCCACCGCCGCCGAGGTCGGGCGAGCATGA
- a CDS encoding SDR family oxidoreductase — translation MSSQAMAGKIVLVTGATSGIGESTARGLAAIGATLILVGRSEEGAQAARERIQAAVGAGKIHVLVGDLASQRDVRALARDFLHRFDRLDVLVNNAGVDVGSRSVTPEGLELTFAVNYVAPFMLTTLLLDVMKASAPSRIVNIASAAHRAGRIDFDDLQSERRFGQRAYNNSKLALVVFTYELARRLQGTGVTANCVDPGFVRTSLGSTMPVGYRLAGTLMWPFMARPEKGARTSVWAASSPELAEVTGAYFKAERPVETTQTTHDRETAQRLWQVTGTLVAGTTSP, via the coding sequence ATGTCGAGCCAGGCCATGGCGGGGAAGATCGTCCTCGTGACCGGTGCGACCTCCGGAATCGGAGAGAGCACGGCTCGGGGCCTGGCCGCCATTGGTGCCACGCTCATCCTCGTCGGTCGCTCCGAGGAAGGAGCTCAGGCCGCCCGGGAGCGGATCCAGGCGGCCGTAGGCGCCGGCAAGATCCATGTCCTCGTTGGCGACCTGGCGTCGCAGCGCGACGTCCGAGCACTGGCCCGGGACTTCTTGCACCGCTTCGACCGCCTCGACGTCCTGGTCAACAACGCAGGCGTCGACGTCGGGAGCCGGTCGGTCACGCCCGAGGGACTCGAGCTCACCTTCGCCGTGAACTACGTCGCCCCCTTCATGCTGACGACGCTGCTCCTCGACGTGATGAAGGCGTCGGCTCCTTCCAGGATCGTCAATATCGCCTCAGCAGCTCATCGAGCCGGACGTATCGACTTCGATGACCTCCAGAGCGAACGAAGGTTCGGACAGCGGGCCTACAACAACTCCAAGCTGGCCCTGGTGGTGTTCACCTACGAGCTCGCTCGTCGCCTGCAGGGCACCGGGGTGACTGCCAACTGCGTCGATCCTGGTTTCGTGCGGACGAGTCTGGGGTCGACGATGCCCGTCGGCTACCGGTTGGCGGGGACGCTCATGTGGCCGTTCATGGCCCGGCCGGAGAAAGGTGCCAGGACGAGCGTCTGGGCTGCCTCGAGCCCTGAGCTGGCCGAGGTCACGGGCGCCTACTTCAAGGCAGAACGCCCCGTGGAGACGACGCAGACGACCCACGACCGAGAAACGGCCCAGCGGCTGTGGCAGGTGACCGGGACCCTCGTCGCTGGCACGACGTCTCCATAG
- a CDS encoding helix-turn-helix transcriptional regulator translates to MPGDADIATVANLMGERARATVLLTLAGGRALAASTLAAEAQVAPSTLSGHLARLVDGGLITVETSGRNRYYRLESPQVAEAVEALARIAPSRPVRSLRQATHAEAIRRARTCYDHLAGRLGVALCDALVSGGILGVETPPDRPGDPVLGAGRAKRFHMTTQGRQVLASLDVPLDPPTRRPLVRYCVDWSEQRPHISGWLGAALLNRFVALGWVARSDRRVVRVNASGRSALPAQLGVDPEAL, encoded by the coding sequence GTGCCGGGAGACGCAGACATCGCGACGGTGGCAAACCTGATGGGCGAGCGGGCCAGGGCCACCGTGCTCCTCACCCTCGCGGGCGGACGCGCCCTGGCCGCGAGCACCCTGGCCGCGGAGGCGCAGGTCGCACCCTCGACCCTGTCCGGCCACCTCGCCCGCCTGGTCGACGGCGGGCTGATCACGGTCGAGACGTCCGGCCGCAACCGCTACTACCGCCTGGAGAGCCCCCAGGTCGCCGAGGCTGTCGAGGCGCTCGCCCGGATCGCCCCCAGCCGGCCGGTCCGCTCGCTCCGCCAGGCCACCCACGCCGAGGCGATCCGTCGGGCCCGCACCTGCTACGACCACCTTGCCGGCCGCCTCGGCGTGGCCCTCTGCGACGCTCTCGTCTCCGGCGGCATCCTGGGGGTCGAGACACCGCCGGATCGTCCCGGCGACCCGGTGCTCGGCGCCGGACGAGCGAAGCGGTTCCACATGACCACCCAGGGTCGCCAAGTCCTCGCCAGCCTCGACGTCCCTCTCGACCCGCCAACCCGCCGTCCGCTCGTCCGCTACTGCGTGGACTGGAGCGAACAGCGCCCCCACATCAGCGGATGGCTCGGAGCCGCGCTGCTGAACCGCTTCGTCGCCCTCGGCTGGGTCGCGCGAAGCGATCGCCGGGTCGTGCGTGTGAACGCCTCCGGGCGGTCGGCTCTCCCCGCGCAGCTGGGCGTCGACCCCGAAGCACTGTGA